A section of the Methanosarcina mazei S-6 genome encodes:
- a CDS encoding AAA family ATPase produces MRYLVFLRGIPGSGKSTFVKEEGLEPYTISSDAVRLLIKPPVLSVTGQPVTSQKINRRVWGLIYSLIKCRMEEGEFTVLDATNAGNADIAKYRSPVKAYRYEAFCVDFSDVSPELAKERNTGRPAYEIVPETVIEEMYAIIKRQSVPSFVTVIKPHEFRKRLQYNTPDFSNYKKIHHIGDINGSYTALMKYLSCGLDDNDLYIFLGDYAGRGNENSRVVKFLVSIMCRDNVVLLEGDNEKRLCRPAAGEKQTRIEDFSDTTGILKELEREGALQDALKLCGKTVPCVYYKFHDKSVLVTHGGLSSLPENLIFMGAEQMINGVGEPEDVFLVAENFNKNTNENTYQVHGHRNPENLPVKNGRTFNLSDESRKGSFLRTLTLDREGFDWQCIRKKNSFIQL; encoded by the coding sequence ATGAGGTACCTTGTATTTTTGAGGGGGATACCCGGATCCGGCAAATCGACTTTTGTTAAGGAAGAAGGGCTTGAACCTTATACTATTTCCTCGGACGCAGTCCGGCTTCTTATAAAACCCCCGGTACTTTCTGTCACCGGACAACCAGTTACTTCCCAGAAAATCAACCGCAGGGTATGGGGGCTTATTTATTCGCTTATTAAATGCCGCATGGAAGAGGGTGAATTTACAGTCCTTGATGCAACCAATGCAGGAAATGCTGACATAGCAAAGTACAGGTCTCCTGTTAAAGCTTACAGGTATGAAGCTTTTTGCGTTGATTTTTCTGATGTGTCTCCTGAACTTGCAAAGGAAAGAAACACGGGAAGGCCTGCATATGAGATCGTACCTGAGACTGTAATAGAAGAGATGTATGCTATAATCAAAAGGCAGAGCGTACCTTCATTTGTTACGGTAATAAAGCCTCATGAATTCCGCAAAAGGCTGCAGTATAATACTCCTGATTTCTCTAACTATAAAAAAATTCACCACATCGGGGATATAAACGGCAGTTATACAGCCCTGATGAAATACCTTTCATGCGGACTGGACGACAATGACCTGTATATCTTTCTTGGAGATTATGCAGGCAGGGGAAATGAAAATTCCAGAGTCGTTAAGTTCCTTGTCTCAATCATGTGCAGGGATAATGTGGTTCTGCTTGAAGGAGATAATGAAAAACGCCTTTGCCGCCCTGCAGCCGGTGAGAAGCAGACACGGATAGAAGATTTTTCTGATACCACAGGTATTCTGAAAGAACTTGAAAGAGAAGGGGCTTTGCAGGATGCCCTTAAACTATGCGGGAAAACAGTGCCCTGCGTTTACTATAAGTTCCATGACAAATCCGTGCTTGTAACTCACGGAGGCCTGAGCAGCCTTCCTGAAAACCTGATTTTTATGGGTGCTGAACAGATGATTAACGGCGTGGGAGAGCCTGAAGACGTTTTCCTGGTCGCTGAAAATTTCAACAAAAATACGAATGAGAATACCTATCAGGTGCATGGTCACAGGAACCCTGAAAATCTCCCGGTAAAAAACGGCAGAACGTTTAATTTATCCGATGAAAGCAGAAAAGGAAGTTTTCTCAGAACTCTGACGCTCGACAGAGAAGGGTTTGACTGGCAGTGTATCCGGAAAAAAAATAGTTTTATACAATTATAA